In Aegilops tauschii subsp. strangulata cultivar AL8/78 chromosome 3, Aet v6.0, whole genome shotgun sequence, one genomic interval encodes:
- the LOC109747288 gene encoding uncharacterized protein, which translates to MASSPPYRFPALCEEEPTRRSARQSCGTCSAAAVANCVALCCCPCAVVSCFTLALVKAPYVAGRRWVRRAKTRRVSRGVLRKTSRVRDLDDQLYQAEGLGGSGGAARASKEDDWGGLGRAAASGWWENTNDVNLLGDGRMRVSVTEKAWMEMYDVGHWGFGRLSFSLARDAAPAAQVVRHDPEPQEDGTVAAGR; encoded by the coding sequence ATGGCGTCGTCACCTCCGTACCGGTTCCCCGCACTCTGCGAGGAGGAGCCGACGCGACGCTCCGCCAGGCAGTCATGCGGGACATGCagcgcggcggcggtggccaACTGCGTGGCACTGTGCTGCTGCCCGTGCGCCGTGGTGAGCTGCTTCACGCTGGCGCTCGTCAAGGCGCCCTACGTGGCAGGCCGGCGATGGGTCAGGCGCGCCAAGACGCGGCGTGTCAGCAGGGGCGTGCTGCGGAAGACGAGCCGCGTCCGGGACTTGGACGACCAGCTGTACCAGGCGGAGGGGCTGGGCGGCAGTGGCGGCGCCGCGCGGGCGAGCAAGGAGGACGACTGGGGCGGGCTGGGCAGGGCTGCCGCCTCGGGCTGGTGGGAGAACACCAACGATGTAAATTTGCTCGGGGATGGCAGGATGAGGGTGAGCGTGACGGAGAAGGCGTGGATGGAGATGTACGACGTCGGCCACTGGGGCTTCGGCCGGCTGTCCTTCTCGCTGGCCAGAGACGCCGCGCCCGCCGCGCAGGTGGTCAGGCACGACCCAGAGCCCCAAGAAGATGGCACTGTTGCTGCGGGGCGGTGA